A window of the Rhea pennata isolate bPtePen1 chromosome 19, bPtePen1.pri, whole genome shotgun sequence genome harbors these coding sequences:
- the HEXD gene encoding hexosaminidase D isoform X2 — translation MAAGGLRRRLVHLDLKGAPPRASYVVEVLPLLRALGATGLLLEYEDTFPYAGALEPLRAQHAYSAEEIRAVLRLAKAQGLEVVPLVQTFGHLEFVLKHKEFAHLREVKTFPNALNPHKEESRALVKAMIDHVMTLHEDLKWFHIGCDEVYYLGEGEESKQWLQQQENTPEKLCLSHIKAVANCIASSYPTVTPIVWDDMLRGISEEILSESGVPQLVEPMIWDYAADLDVESKGHHLKNHLQWLKVASHSPADVLQGIALTGWQRYDHFSVLCELFPVGIPSLGICLQALKNGGYSEKVKENVEKLLGMSNLETDTFMSTSLGTFPGSNILTLVTQVSFYLRSSIDELLERNRYVTGWFSPYHRKRKIIHPIIMHHFQPDAVSLLSKWNAVVQDLQAAMEQVFHKCTIDEWMEENVHPSLQKLQQVVDDLDKAIKAQS, via the exons ATggcggcgggcgggctgcggcggcgcctGGTGCACCTGGACCTCAAgggcgcgccgccgcgcgcctccTACGTGGTGGAG GTGCTGCCGCTGCTCCGCGCCCTGGGCGCCACCGGGCTGCTGCTGGAGTACGAGGACACGTTTCCCTACGCGGGGGCGCTGGAGCCGCTGCGAGCGCAGCACGCTTACAG TGCCGAGGAAATCCGGGCGGTTCTACGGCTGGCCAAGGCGCAGGGGCTGGAGGTGGTGCCGCTGGTGCAGACCTTCGGGCACCTGGAG TTCGTACTGAAGCACAAGGAGTTCGCTCATCTCCGGGAGGTGAAGACGTTTCCCAACGCCCTCAACCCACACAAGGAGGAGTCCCGGGCTTTGGTCAAAGCCATGATTGACCATGTCATGACACTGCATGAAGACTTAAAATGGTTTCATATAGGATGTGATGAG GTCTACTACCTTGGTGAAGGAGAGGAGTCAAAACAGTGGCTGCAGCAACAAGAGAACACTCCGGAGAAGCTGTGCTTGTCCCACATAAAAGCAGTTGCGAATTGTATCGCCTCATCTTATCCTACCGTGACACCTATTGTGTGGGATGATATGCTGAGAGGAATTAGTGAGGAAATATTGTCAG AGTCTGGGGTCCCACAGCTTGTGGAGCCAATGATATGGGACTATGCCGCAGACCTTGATGTGGAGAGCAAAG GACATCACTTAAAAAACCATCTTCAGTGGCTGAAAGTGGCAAGCCATAGCCCTGCAGATGTGCTTCAAGGTATTGCACTGACTGGCTGGCAAAG GTATGATCACTTCTCTGTTTTGTGTGAGCTCTTCCCTGTGGGGATTCCATCACTGGGTATATGCCTACAGGCACTAAAGAATG GTGGCTATTCTGAAAAGGTTaaagaaaatgtggaaaagcTTCTGGGAATGTCTAATCTGGAAACTGATACTTTCATGAG CACAAGTTTGGGGACCTTTCCAGGAAGCAACATCCTCACACTTGTGACGCAAGTTAGTTTCTACCTCAGATCATCAATAGATGAACTTCTCGAAAGGAACAG ATATGTCACGGGCTGGTTCAGTCCCTaccacagaaagaggaaaattattCACCCTATAATAATGCATCACTTTCAGCCAGATGCAGTAAG TCTTCTATCCAAGTGGAATGCTGTGGTGCAAGATCTCCAAGCAGCCATGGAGCAAGTTTTCCACAAGTGTACTATAGATGAGTGGATGGAGGAGAACGTCCACCCCAGCCTACAAAAGCTGCAGCAAGTGGTGGATGATTTAGATAAGGCAATAAAAGCTCAAAGTTAA
- the HEXD gene encoding hexosaminidase D isoform X1 has translation MAAGGLRRRLVHLDLKGAPPRASYVVEVLPLLRALGATGLLLEYEDTFPYAGALEPLRAQHAYSAEEIRAVLRLAKAQGLEVVPLVQTFGHLEFVLKHKEFAHLREVKTFPNALNPHKEESRALVKAMIDHVMTLHEDLKWFHIGCDEVYYLGEGEESKQWLQQQENTPEKLCLSHIKAVANCIASSYPTVTPIVWDDMLRGISEEILSESGVPQLVEPMIWDYAADLDVESKVLLIEKYRRCGFSKVWFASAFKGATGVNQSLTLIGHHLKNHLQWLKVASHSPADVLQGIALTGWQRYDHFSVLCELFPVGIPSLGICLQALKNGGYSEKVKENVEKLLGMSNLETDTFMSTSLGTFPGSNILTLVTQVSFYLRSSIDELLERNRYVTGWFSPYHRKRKIIHPIIMHHFQPDAVSLLSKWNAVVQDLQAAMEQVFHKCTIDEWMEENVHPSLQKLQQVVDDLDKAIKAQS, from the exons ATggcggcgggcgggctgcggcggcgcctGGTGCACCTGGACCTCAAgggcgcgccgccgcgcgcctccTACGTGGTGGAG GTGCTGCCGCTGCTCCGCGCCCTGGGCGCCACCGGGCTGCTGCTGGAGTACGAGGACACGTTTCCCTACGCGGGGGCGCTGGAGCCGCTGCGAGCGCAGCACGCTTACAG TGCCGAGGAAATCCGGGCGGTTCTACGGCTGGCCAAGGCGCAGGGGCTGGAGGTGGTGCCGCTGGTGCAGACCTTCGGGCACCTGGAG TTCGTACTGAAGCACAAGGAGTTCGCTCATCTCCGGGAGGTGAAGACGTTTCCCAACGCCCTCAACCCACACAAGGAGGAGTCCCGGGCTTTGGTCAAAGCCATGATTGACCATGTCATGACACTGCATGAAGACTTAAAATGGTTTCATATAGGATGTGATGAG GTCTACTACCTTGGTGAAGGAGAGGAGTCAAAACAGTGGCTGCAGCAACAAGAGAACACTCCGGAGAAGCTGTGCTTGTCCCACATAAAAGCAGTTGCGAATTGTATCGCCTCATCTTATCCTACCGTGACACCTATTGTGTGGGATGATATGCTGAGAGGAATTAGTGAGGAAATATTGTCAG AGTCTGGGGTCCCACAGCTTGTGGAGCCAATGATATGGGACTATGCCGCAGACCTTGATGTGGAGAGCAAAG TGCTTCTCATAGAGAAGTATCGTAGATGTGGCTTCTCCAAGGTGTGGTTTGCTAGTGCTTTCAAAGGAGCTACAGGAGTGAATCAGTCTCTAACTCTTATAGGACATCACTTAAAAAACCATCTTCAGTGGCTGAAAGTGGCAAGCCATAGCCCTGCAGATGTGCTTCAAGGTATTGCACTGACTGGCTGGCAAAG GTATGATCACTTCTCTGTTTTGTGTGAGCTCTTCCCTGTGGGGATTCCATCACTGGGTATATGCCTACAGGCACTAAAGAATG GTGGCTATTCTGAAAAGGTTaaagaaaatgtggaaaagcTTCTGGGAATGTCTAATCTGGAAACTGATACTTTCATGAG CACAAGTTTGGGGACCTTTCCAGGAAGCAACATCCTCACACTTGTGACGCAAGTTAGTTTCTACCTCAGATCATCAATAGATGAACTTCTCGAAAGGAACAG ATATGTCACGGGCTGGTTCAGTCCCTaccacagaaagaggaaaattattCACCCTATAATAATGCATCACTTTCAGCCAGATGCAGTAAG TCTTCTATCCAAGTGGAATGCTGTGGTGCAAGATCTCCAAGCAGCCATGGAGCAAGTTTTCCACAAGTGTACTATAGATGAGTGGATGGAGGAGAACGTCCACCCCAGCCTACAAAAGCTGCAGCAAGTGGTGGATGATTTAGATAAGGCAATAAAAGCTCAAAGTTAA
- the HEXD gene encoding hexosaminidase D isoform X3, which translates to MAAGGLRRRLVHLDLKGAPPRASYVVEFVLKHKEFAHLREVKTFPNALNPHKEESRALVKAMIDHVMTLHEDLKWFHIGCDEVYYLGEGEESKQWLQQQENTPEKLCLSHIKAVANCIASSYPTVTPIVWDDMLRGISEEILSESGVPQLVEPMIWDYAADLDVESKVLLIEKYRRCGFSKVWFASAFKGATGVNQSLTLIGHHLKNHLQWLKVASHSPADVLQGIALTGWQRYDHFSVLCELFPVGIPSLGICLQALKNGGYSEKVKENVEKLLGMSNLETDTFMSTSLGTFPGSNILTLVTQVSFYLRSSIDELLERNRYVTGWFSPYHRKRKIIHPIIMHHFQPDAVSLLSKWNAVVQDLQAAMEQVFHKCTIDEWMEENVHPSLQKLQQVVDDLDKAIKAQS; encoded by the exons ATggcggcgggcgggctgcggcggcgcctGGTGCACCTGGACCTCAAgggcgcgccgccgcgcgcctccTACGTGGTGGAG TTCGTACTGAAGCACAAGGAGTTCGCTCATCTCCGGGAGGTGAAGACGTTTCCCAACGCCCTCAACCCACACAAGGAGGAGTCCCGGGCTTTGGTCAAAGCCATGATTGACCATGTCATGACACTGCATGAAGACTTAAAATGGTTTCATATAGGATGTGATGAG GTCTACTACCTTGGTGAAGGAGAGGAGTCAAAACAGTGGCTGCAGCAACAAGAGAACACTCCGGAGAAGCTGTGCTTGTCCCACATAAAAGCAGTTGCGAATTGTATCGCCTCATCTTATCCTACCGTGACACCTATTGTGTGGGATGATATGCTGAGAGGAATTAGTGAGGAAATATTGTCAG AGTCTGGGGTCCCACAGCTTGTGGAGCCAATGATATGGGACTATGCCGCAGACCTTGATGTGGAGAGCAAAG TGCTTCTCATAGAGAAGTATCGTAGATGTGGCTTCTCCAAGGTGTGGTTTGCTAGTGCTTTCAAAGGAGCTACAGGAGTGAATCAGTCTCTAACTCTTATAGGACATCACTTAAAAAACCATCTTCAGTGGCTGAAAGTGGCAAGCCATAGCCCTGCAGATGTGCTTCAAGGTATTGCACTGACTGGCTGGCAAAG GTATGATCACTTCTCTGTTTTGTGTGAGCTCTTCCCTGTGGGGATTCCATCACTGGGTATATGCCTACAGGCACTAAAGAATG GTGGCTATTCTGAAAAGGTTaaagaaaatgtggaaaagcTTCTGGGAATGTCTAATCTGGAAACTGATACTTTCATGAG CACAAGTTTGGGGACCTTTCCAGGAAGCAACATCCTCACACTTGTGACGCAAGTTAGTTTCTACCTCAGATCATCAATAGATGAACTTCTCGAAAGGAACAG ATATGTCACGGGCTGGTTCAGTCCCTaccacagaaagaggaaaattattCACCCTATAATAATGCATCACTTTCAGCCAGATGCAGTAAG TCTTCTATCCAAGTGGAATGCTGTGGTGCAAGATCTCCAAGCAGCCATGGAGCAAGTTTTCCACAAGTGTACTATAGATGAGTGGATGGAGGAGAACGTCCACCCCAGCCTACAAAAGCTGCAGCAAGTGGTGGATGATTTAGATAAGGCAATAAAAGCTCAAAGTTAA